The Aequorivita sublithincola DSM 14238 genome window below encodes:
- a CDS encoding T9SS type A sorting domain-containing protein → MNSKILFSGLLVFIFSASNLLFGQCSSISFSHQYEIDNFATSHPGCTELTGTLNINDSQPGNITNLNGLSQITKVKNLKIIDNIALTNLNGLNNLTAITDGNSSGNLFIVDNTNLQDLDALENLQEVLRDIRVVNNASLTSIQGLHNIVITTPEITIIIEENPLLVSLSGLSSIPPQAGFLKISNNELLTNLNGLNNLTELSQRLEINHNPNLINFEGLNNLTTIGGEGMLIYFNPSLESFNGLESLISVEDAYINGNTALLNIEALSNFTSSADSFGIVNSPLLSNLNGLENLDSVNYLSFGGLNNLNDISALSNVNMSTVNYLSIGACPQLSVCAYTNICQYLDDPSNEALISDNAPGCASRQEILQACGLIGIHENISSEKFTIHPNPTNGAFTISGINEGTVQISDSRGRILKTFTLGKDETSLNVLSEGVYFVNVTNNKGSSTKQLMKI, encoded by the coding sequence ATGAATTCAAAAATACTTTTTTCGGGATTGCTGGTTTTTATTTTTTCGGCTTCTAACTTGTTGTTTGGACAGTGTAGTTCAATTTCATTTAGTCATCAATACGAAATAGACAACTTTGCCACATCTCATCCCGGTTGCACAGAACTTACCGGCACACTCAATATTAATGATTCACAACCAGGGAATATTACAAATCTAAATGGATTGTCCCAAATTACTAAAGTAAAAAATTTAAAGATTATAGATAACATAGCGTTGACTAACCTCAATGGTTTAAACAATTTAACTGCTATTACGGATGGAAACTCTTCTGGCAATCTTTTTATTGTAGACAATACAAATTTACAAGATCTAGATGCATTAGAGAATCTCCAAGAAGTACTTCGGGACATTAGAGTTGTAAATAATGCTTCTTTAACATCTATCCAAGGGCTTCATAATATAGTTATAACAACTCCAGAAATAACAATTATAATTGAAGAAAATCCACTCTTAGTAAGCTTATCCGGACTCAGTAGTATCCCTCCGCAAGCTGGATTTCTAAAAATAAGCAATAATGAATTGTTGACTAATTTAAATGGTCTTAACAATTTAACTGAATTAAGCCAAAGACTTGAAATTAATCATAATCCTAACTTAATCAATTTCGAAGGATTGAATAATTTGACAACCATAGGAGGAGAGGGGATGTTAATTTATTTTAACCCCTCATTAGAATCATTTAATGGATTGGAAAGTCTTATTTCAGTCGAAGATGCCTATATCAATGGAAACACTGCTCTTTTAAATATTGAAGCTTTAAGCAATTTTACCAGCTCCGCTGATTCCTTTGGAATCGTTAATTCTCCGTTATTATCAAATTTGAACGGATTGGAAAACTTAGACTCTGTAAATTATTTGTCTTTTGGGGGACTTAATAACCTTAATGATATTTCCGCACTCTCTAACGTTAATATGTCGACTGTAAACTATTTGAGCATTGGTGCTTGTCCTCAATTATCTGTTTGCGCCTATACTAACATCTGTCAATATTTAGACGATCCATCAAATGAAGCTCTAATTTCGGATAATGCCCCAGGCTGCGCCTCCCGTCAAGAAATTCTACAAGCCTGCGGACTAATAGGTATTCATGAAAATATTTCTTCAGAAAAATTCACCATTCATCCAAACCCAACCAATGGTGCTTTCACTATTTCAGGAATAAATGAAGGAACAGTCCAAATATCGGACAGCCGCGGTAGGATTTTAAAAACCTTCACTTTGGGAAAAGATGAAACATCCTTAAATGTTTTGTCAGAAGGTGTTTACTTTGTTAATGTTACCAATAATAAAGGTTCTAGCACCAAACAATTGATGAAAATATAG
- a CDS encoding T9SS type A sorting domain-containing protein, giving the protein MKKTTTLLSVLFLGIATLATAQQQGKKATLNEDGTISVETVTLPENYYNQERTQALDTIWRYGQPANPTFKNTRGVTLADIDNDGVAEILYGINKILYALKGDGTVLWEKPVSGTILLPPTVADLDSDGTLEIILNTGGVPNAGRVYLLDPSGNNLPGWPLNFDDHWMINAPAVADVDGDGVLDIVTGERVSGAVGFVHVIKMDGTPLNANWPVEVAATPAFTPSIADVDNDGNADVVIAASSAGMYIFDNQGQVFPNFPVFDPNVKYSYQSPILADLDGDDDLEIIGSNHGDAPGFYVMEHDGTYKAGWPITLGGWTYSPATVLDFDGDGVFDIFMSDRNTSGTAGDPLPTIYGLDPAGNNLPNFPIEKYGGTEGVLSIADVNDDGTLDIIFPSVLTDAAGEGYIHAFSLDGSGEIPGFPLRPHGFTFLNGAVLGDVDNDGLLDLTANSYTQTFGTGIDSTFVNVYNLNVPYNPDSIKRNGYKGDNTRAGYVKLDPPIGVAEFNTVPTINIFPNPSEGILTFKISSAMQNAKLKIFSIDGKMVFSEERNLETTSTFNLKHLNSGLYFVTISDGKHTSTAKWVKN; this is encoded by the coding sequence ATGAAAAAAACAACTACCCTCCTATCGGTTCTATTCCTCGGAATTGCCACCCTTGCCACCGCCCAGCAGCAAGGCAAAAAAGCAACATTAAATGAGGATGGAACTATTTCGGTTGAAACAGTTACACTTCCTGAAAATTATTACAACCAAGAACGAACTCAAGCGTTAGATACAATTTGGCGCTATGGCCAACCTGCCAATCCAACATTCAAAAACACTCGCGGCGTAACCTTGGCCGATATTGACAACGATGGTGTAGCTGAAATTCTATACGGAATCAATAAAATTTTATATGCTTTAAAAGGCGATGGAACCGTACTATGGGAAAAACCAGTAAGCGGAACCATCCTCCTTCCCCCAACAGTAGCAGACCTAGACAGTGACGGAACCTTAGAAATTATTTTAAATACTGGCGGAGTTCCAAACGCAGGCCGTGTATATCTTTTGGATCCATCAGGAAACAATCTTCCTGGTTGGCCATTAAATTTTGACGACCACTGGATGATAAACGCCCCAGCTGTTGCAGATGTTGATGGAGATGGCGTGTTAGATATTGTTACCGGAGAACGCGTGAGCGGTGCTGTGGGTTTCGTACACGTAATAAAAATGGACGGAACGCCGCTCAATGCAAACTGGCCAGTAGAAGTAGCTGCCACACCAGCCTTCACCCCTTCCATTGCAGATGTTGACAACGATGGTAATGCAGATGTGGTTATTGCCGCTTCCAGCGCAGGGATGTATATTTTTGACAATCAAGGTCAAGTATTCCCAAACTTCCCAGTTTTTGATCCTAATGTGAAATATTCCTACCAATCCCCAATCCTCGCTGACCTAGATGGTGATGACGATCTTGAAATAATAGGAAGCAACCACGGCGATGCTCCCGGCTTTTACGTTATGGAGCATGACGGCACCTATAAAGCCGGCTGGCCTATTACCCTTGGCGGATGGACATATTCCCCCGCAACGGTTTTGGATTTTGATGGCGATGGGGTTTTTGACATCTTTATGTCCGACAGAAATACGAGCGGCACAGCAGGTGATCCGCTTCCAACCATTTATGGCTTAGACCCTGCTGGTAACAATTTGCCCAATTTTCCCATAGAAAAATATGGTGGTACTGAAGGCGTACTTTCCATTGCAGATGTTAATGATGATGGCACGTTGGATATTATTTTCCCAAGCGTGCTAACCGATGCTGCTGGCGAAGGTTATATCCACGCTTTTTCATTGGATGGCAGTGGCGAAATTCCTGGTTTCCCATTACGTCCTCACGGTTTCACTTTTTTAAACGGCGCAGTTTTGGGCGATGTGGACAATGATGGTTTGCTAGACCTCACCGCCAATAGCTACACCCAAACCTTCGGAACCGGCATTGATTCTACATTTGTAAATGTTTACAACCTCAACGTACCTTACAATCCAGATTCCATAAAACGAAACGGTTATAAAGGCGATAACACCCGCGCTGGATATGTAAAACTAGATCCACCAATTGGAGTTGCAGAATTTAATACAGTTCCAACTATTAATATATTCCCAAATCCTTCGGAAGGAATATTGACTTTTAAAATTTCTTCGGCAATGCAAAATGCAAAACTGAAAATATTTAGCATAGACGGAAAGATGGTTTTTTCGGAAGAAAGAAATCTGGAGACAACTTCTACTTTCAATCTAAAACATTTGAATAGTGGATTGTATTTCGTTACAATTTCAGACGGAAAACATACCTCCACAGCGAAGTGGGTGAAGAATTGA